The Micromonospora siamensis genome contains the following window.
ACTGCACGCCGGACGGGGTGGGCGCGGTGCTCGCCGTGTTCCGCCGCGACGGGCTGACCGGCCCGGTCACCCGGGTGGTCAGCGTCAACCAGTCCGCCCCGGCGACCCCCTTCGTCACCACCTGGCAGGGCGTGCCGGTGGAGCCGGCCCGACCCGGCCAGGACTACGTCGCGCTGGGCGGGCTGATCACCCCGGTCCGGGGCGACGCCCCGCAACGACCCGCGGTTCCGGCCGACGCGGTCACCACCAGCGGCAGCGGCCTCGACCCGCACATCTCCCTGGCGTACGCGGAGATCCAGGTGGCCCGGGTGGCGCGGGAGCGCGGCGCGGACCCGGCGGCGGTCCGCCGGCTGGTCGCCGCACACACCACCAGCCGGGCGCTCGGCTTCATGGGCGCGCCCGGGGTGAACGTGCTGGAACTCAACCTCGCCCTCGACGAACGGTTCCCGGTTCGCTGACCGGTCAAGGAGGGCCCCCTGCTATACAAAAAGCGTTGACAGGGGGCCCTTCCTTACCCCCGAAGGGAGGGGTGATGGGGCGCGGTGAGCTGCGCATCTACCTCGGGGCCGCGCCCGGAGTGGGCAAGACGTACGCGATGCTCGAGGAGGCCCAGCGCCGGGCCGAACGCGGCACCGACGTGGTGGTCGGGCTGGTCGAGACGCACGGCCGGCCGCACACCGCCGCCATGCTCGGTGACCTGGAGGTGGTGCCGCGCCGGTCGACGACCCATCGCGGGGTCGAGCTCACCGAGCTGGACCTCGACGCGGTGCTGGCCCGCCGGCCCGAGATCGTCGTGGTCGACGAGCTGGCCCACACCAACGTGCCCGGTTCGCGGAACGACAAGCGCTGGCAGGACGTCCAGGAGCTGCTCGACGCCGGGATCAGCGTGCTCTCCACGGTCAACGTCCAGCACCTGGAGTCGCTCAACGACGTCGTCGCCCGGATCACCGGCACCACCCAGCGGGAGACCCTGCCGGACGCCGTGGTCCGCGCCGCCGAGCAGGTCGAACTGGTCGACATGACGCCGGAGGCGCTGCGCCGGCGGATGGCGCACGGCAACATCTACCGCCCGGACCGGATCGACGCCGCGCTGGGCAACTACTTCCGGATCGGCAACCTGACCGCACTGCGCGAGCTGGCGCTGCTCTGGCTGGCCGACAAGGTCGACGAGCAGCTCGACGCGTACCGGGCCCAGCAGGGCATCTCGGACACCTGGGAGGCCCGCGAGCGGGTGGTCGTCGCGCTGACCGGCGGCCCCGAGGGCGAGACGCTGGTCCGCCGGGCCGCCCGGATCGCCGCCCGCGGCAGGGGCGCCGACCTCCTCGCCGTGCACGTCACCCGCAGCGACGGACTGACCGGCGTCGACCCGGCCCACCTGGCCCGGCAGCGGGTGCTGGTGGAGAGCCTGGGCGGCACGTACCACCAGGTGCTCGGCACCGACATCCCCGCGGCGCTGCTCGACTTCGCCCGCGGCGTCAACGCCACCCAGCTGGTCCTCGGGGCCAGCCGGCGCAACCGGTTCGCCCAACTGCTCTCCCGCGGCGTCGGCGTCACCACCACCGCGCTCTCCGGCCCCATCGACGTGCACCTGGTCACCCACCCGCAGGCGGGCCGGGGCCGCCGCGGCCCGGCGGTGCCCGCGGCGCTGTCCCGCCGACGCCGGCTGCTCGGCTTCGCGCTCGCCGGGCTCGGGATGCCGCTGCTCACCGTGGCCCTGCGGACGCTGCCCGACCTCACCCTGACCAACGACATCCTGCTCTTCCTCGCCGGGGTCGTCGGGGTCGCGCTGGTCGGCGGGCTGTGGCCGGCGCTGGCCGCCGCGCTGGGCGGCTCGCTCCTGCTGAACTGGTTCTTCACCCCGCCGTTCCACACCCTGACCATCGCCGAGGCGGACAACCTGCTCGCCCTCGGCGTCTTCGTCGGGGTGGCGGTGGCGGTCAGCTGGGTGGTGGACGTCGCCGCCCGGCGTACCCGGGAGGCCGCCCGGGCCTCCGCCGACGCGCAGACCCTGGCCACCGTGGCCGGTGGGGTGCTGCGCGGCGAGCGACCGCTGCCCGCACTGCTGGACCGGCTCCGGGAGACCTTCGGGCTGCGCGCGGTGAGCGTGCTGGAGTCCGCCGGTGGGCGGCCCGGGCGGGCCGGCGCGGAGGACGCGTGGCGGGTGGTGGCCGCCGTCGGCGACGAGCCACCGGGCAGCCCGGGCGCGGGGGAGACGACGGTGCCGGTGGACGACCGGCTCACCGTGGTGCTCGCCGGTCGCCGGCTGGAGGCCGCCGACCGGCGCGTCGTCGAGGCGTTCGCCGCCCAGGCCGCCGTCGCGCTGCGCCAGGAGCGGCTCGCCGAGGAGGCGGCCACCGCCCGGCCCCTGGCCGAGGCGGACCGGATGCGGACCGCGCTGCTCGCCGCGGTCAGCCACGACCTGCGTACGCCGCTGGCGTCGGCGAAGGCGGCGGTGAGCAGCCTGCGCAGCCCGGACGTCGAGTTCGACGCCGAGGACCGGGCGGAACTGCTCGCCACCGCAGACGAGTCGCTGGACCGGCTGGGCCGGCTGGTCGCCAACCTGCTCGACATGAGCCGGTTGCAGGCCGGCGCGCTCGGCCTGACCGCCACCGCGATCGGTCTGGAGGACGTCGTACCCCGGGCCCTGGACGAGCTGGGGCCCGCCGCGGCGGACGTGACCACCGACATCCCCGCCGACCTGCCGGCGGCCACCGCCGACCCCGGCCTGCTGGAGCGGGTGCTGGTCAACGTCGTGGCGAACGCGTTGCGGCACAGCCCACCGGGCCGGCCGCCCACCATCAGCGCCAGCGCCCACGCCGGGCGGGTCGAGCTGCGGGTCGTCGACACCGGTCCGGGCATCCCCGAGGATCAGTGGGAGCACGTCTTCCTGCCGTTCCAGCGCCTCGGCGACCGGGACAACCAGACCGGGGTGGGCCTCGGCCTGGCCCTGTCCCGCGGACTCGTCGAGGCGATGGGTGGCAGCATCACCCCGGAGACCACGCCGGGCGGTGGCCTGACCATGGTGGTACGCCTGCCGGCGGCGGCCGACGGAGGTGCGGAGTGACCCGGATCCTGGTCGTCGACGACGAGCCGCAGATCCTGCGGGCGCTCCGGATCAACCTGCGCGCCCGCGGCTACGACGTGGAGGTGGCCGCCACCGGCGCCGCCGCGCTGAAGGCCGCCGCCGGTCACCCGCCGGACCTGGTGGTGCTCGACCTCGGCCTGCCGGACCTGGACGGCGGGGAGGTGATCCGGGGGCTGCGGGGGTGGAGCAGCGTGCCGATCATCGTGCTCTCCGGTCGGGCCGGTAGCGAGGACAAGGTCGCCGCGCTGGACGCCGGGGCGGACGACTACGTCACCAAGCCGTTCGGGGTCGACGAGCTGCTGGCCCGGATCCGGGCGGTGACCCGTCGCCTCGCGCCGACCGCCACCGGCCCGGCGCTACGGGTGGGCCGGCACACCGTCGACCTCGCCGACCGGACCGTGACCCGGGACGACGGGGCCGAGGTGCGGCTCACCCCCACCCAGTGGGCGATGCTGGAGAAGTTGCTGCGTAACCCGGGCAAGCTGGTCAGCCAGCGGCAGTTGTTGCAGGACGTGTGGGGGCCGGAGTACCGCGAGGAGACGAACTACCTGCGGCAGTACATGGCGCAGCTGCGGCGCAAGCTGGAGGACGACCCGGCCCGGCCCCGGCACCTGATCACCGAACCGGGCATGGGCTACCGCTACCGTCCGTGAGCCGGTCTGCGGCTGCCTCCCGGGTCTGCCGCTCGACGTGCGGTCGGCAGGCGTCGCCGTCGGCCGGTGATCCGGATTCAGAGCCGACCGTGGTGGGTACCGTGGCGGTGCGTCCGTCCGGTGCCGCTCTCCAAGGGCGGCCCACCCGGTCGACCGAAGCCGCCACCGACGCACCCGCGGGCCGCGGCCGCTCGCACCGACCGGGGAGGAGCGACCATGACCACACCACCGACCGCCGCCGACGCCCTGGCCGAGCTGGGGCGGATCCGGCTCGACGAGGTCACCCTGACCGACGTGCTGTGTCGGCTCGCCGAGCTGGCGCGGCGTACCGTCGCCGGCGCCCAGGAGGTGTCCGTCACCCTGATCCGGGGCGAGTCGGGCCGGACGATGGCGCACACCGGCGAGCCGGCCCTCGCCCTCGACCTGGTGCAGTACGAGGACGGCAGCGGGCCGTGCCTGTCCGCCGCAGCCAGCGGCTCCTCCATCTCGGTGCCCGACACCGGGGCCGACGAGCGGTGGCCGGACTGGAGTCGCCGGGCCCGGGAGCACGGGGTGGGCAGTTCGCTGTCGATCGGGCTGCCGATCCAGGAGGCGGTGGTGGGCGCGCTGAACGTCTACGGCGGACCCCCGCACTCGTTCGACGCCGAGGCGGTCACCGTGGCGGAGAGCTTCGCCGCGTACGCCGCCGTGGCGCTGGCCAACGCCCACCTGTACGACAGCACCAGCACGCTCGCCGAGCAGATGCGCGAGGCGATGCGGAGCCGGGCGGTGATCGAGCAGGCCAAGGGCATCATCATGGGCTCGCGGCGCTGCTCGCCGGACGAGGCGTTCGCCCTGTTGGCCCGGATCTCCCAGGACAGCAACCGGAAGGTCCGCGAGGTCGCCGAGGCGCTGGTCGCCGGCGCGGTCAAGCAGCCCTCCTGACCCGGCCGGCCGGCACCGCGCGGAGCCGTCCCGGTAACGTCCGGCAGGATGGGCGCCGGTAGGGCGGGCGCCGTGGCGAGCCCGGCGAGGGGTGACGATCTGGTGGAGCCGCACGAACACTGGTCCTCCGGCGACCCGCAGGCGGTCCTTGACGCCTTCGAGCAACTGCCCGGATTCGTGTGGGTCTTCGAGGGCCCCGAGCTGCGGGTGGCGGCCGCGAACCCGGCGGTACGGGCCGCGGTCGGCGACCGCATCCACCTGCTCGGCGAACCGTTCCGGCGGGCGGTGCCGGAACTGGCCGGCCAGCAGATCTTCGAACTCCTCGACCAGGCGCTGGCCGGGATCCGGTCGCACGGCTACGAGCAGCGCGTGCTGACCGACCGGTCCGGCGACGGACGGCTGACCGAGGCGTTCTACACCTTCGACATGGCGCCGTGGCGCAACCCGGACGGCTCGGTACGCGGCGTGATCGTGCAGGCCGTCGACGCCAGCGGTGTGGTGGCCACCCGACGGGCGGTCGAGGCGGCCGCCGCCCGCGCCGAGAGCCGCTACCGGCAGGCCGTCGGTCTGATCCTTGAGCTGCAACGCAGTCTCCTGCCGGACGCGCTGCCGGTCCTGCCCCGGGTCCAGGTGGCCGCCCAGTACCTGGTGGCCGGCAGTGAACTCGTCGCCGGCGGGGACTGGTTCGACGCCGTTCCGCTGCCCGACGGGCGGCTGGCGCTGACCGTCGGCGACGTCGTCGGGCACGGGGCAGCCGCAGCGGCGGCGATGGGTCAGCTGCGGACCGTCGTCCGGCAGGCGCTCCAGTCCGGCGATGGCCTGTCGCAGGCCCTCGACGCGCTGAACCGGTTCGCGGCGCACTCGGCCGCGACCCGGGCGGCGACCAGCTGCCTCGCCGTCCTCGACGCGCGCACCGGAGTGCTCGAGGTGGCCAGTCACGGGCACCCGGCGCCGCTGGTGCTGGGCGCGGACGGCGACTCCCGCTTCCTGCCCCTGGTGCCGGCCCGGCCGCTGGGCACCGGCCCGGACCCCGCTCCGGTGCACACCTGCCGGCTGACCGGCGGGGACGTCCTGCTGATGTTCACCGACGGTCTGATCGAGCGGCCACGGCAGAGCCTGGACGAGAGCGCCGGGGCGTTGGCGACCGCCGCCGGAGCGGCCCGGCGCGGTCTGCTGGCCGAGGGCAGCACGCTGCCCGACCGGCTGCCCGATCTGCTCTGCACCCTGGTCACCGAGCGGCTCGCCATGGCCGAGGGCGGCTTCAACGACGACTGCACACTGCTCGCCGCCCATCTGCTGCCCGAGCCGATCGCATCGCTGCGGCTGACCCTGCCCGCCGACCCGGCCGCGCTGCGCCCGATGCGCCGGCAGGTCACCGGCTGGCTGGAGCACGCCGGCGTCGACCCGGACGACACGGTGGACCTGGTGCACGCGGTGGGCGAGGCCGCCACCAACGCGATCGACCACGCCTATCCGGAGGGCGGGCCGGCGGACTTCACGGTGGAGGCCGACCTGGACGACCAGGGCGTCGTCCGGGTCACCTGCGCCGACCGGGGCCGGTGGCGGCCCCCGGTGCACGACCCGGGTGGCCGCGGGCGGGGCCTGACGATGATCCGCGGGCTGGTCGACCGGGCCGAGGTGCGCCACACCGACGCCGGCACGACCGTCCGGATGCGGCACCGGGTCGGGCGGGCCACCAGCGTCACCGCCGCGGCGGCCGGCCAGGTATCCGGCCCGCACAAGCGGGACGTCGGGGCGGACGAGTTCGGTCTCACCTTCGTGCACACCCCGGCGGGCCGGCTGCTGTACGTGCGGGGGCCGGTGGATCTGGCCACCGGCGCCCAGCTGCGGGCCGCGATCCTGCGCGCCGGCCGGGGCGGGACCCTCCCGCTGACCGTCGACCTCACCGCCGTCACCCATCTGACCAGCACCGGCGTGCAGATCCTGCACGAGCTCTCGGGCAACGTCACCGGCCTGCGCGTCGCCGCCGCCCCGGGTGCCCCCGCCCGGGCGGTTCTGCGCCTGACGGCGCTGGACCACCTGCTGACCGACGCCGACGCCGCGACTGCCGACGTCGACGCCGACACGGGTGCCGACGCCAACGCCGGACCAGACGCCGGCTAGCCGCGCTGCTCGGGGTCGCCGGAGCGCTGCGTCGGCGTGCCGCTGGTGGCCCGTTCGACCAGGGCCTCCGCGACCTCACGCAACTTTCGGTTGGAGTCCTGGGAGACCTTCGCCAGGATGGCGAACGCCTCCTCGGCGGTGCACCGTCGCTGGCCCATGATGATGCCCTTGGCCTGCTCGATCACCGCCCGGCTCTGCATCGCCACCTGCATCTGCTGGGCGAGGGTGGCGGTGCTCTCGTAGAGGTGGGCGTTGGCCAGCGCGATCGCGGCGTAACCGGCGAGCTTCTGGGCCAGCGAGGTCACCTCGTCGAAGGCGTGCGGGGTGGCGCCGTAGATGTTCAGCGCGCCGACGAACGCCTCCTGGATCGGCAGGCCGATCGAGAGCGAGCTGGCCGCGCCCGCCCGGTGCGCCCGGGCGGCCCACTCCGGCCAGCGACTCTCGGTGGCCATGTCGGCCACGATCATCGCCGTGCCGGTGGTCGCGGCGTCCAGGCACGGGCCGCGCCCGTGCTCGTACTGCCACAGGTCCAGCATCAGGGCCAGCTCGCCGGTGAAGGCGGCGGTGTGCGCCTCGGCACCCTGGATCAGGGTGACCGACACCTCGTGGGTGCCGGGGATCGCCTGCTTGGCGACGTCGGCGATCCTGGTCAGGACGTCGTTCAGGTCGGCCTCGCCGTGCCTGATCGTCCCGAGCTGGATGAATGCCTCGGTGAGGTCGAGAGGTGCCTGCGACATGGGCGTCTGACGTCCTTGCGAACCGGCGCGGTCGATGTCGGCTGAGCCGGACAGCGCGTACGGGCGATCCGCGGGTAACGGACCGCTGGCCGGCCCGCAGGTACGGGCCAGTGGCCGGCGCCGCTGCTTGACGCTGATTGCCGACATCCCGGTGGGATGTCGGCTACCGGGTCAGCTTACGGTGCTGCCCCGGGCACTGCTGAGTGGGCTTGCCGCCGGTCAGCGGCCTCCGCGTGACCGCCGGTGGCCGCCGTCGCGTCCGGCGAGCCAGGCGTCGCGGCTGCGCGGCCCTCCGGCCGGGTGCCGTCCGGCGGCACCGGTGGGCGGGGTGGGCTCGCGGGCGGCGTTCCGGATGAACCGGTCGTGGGAGCCGGTCACCGACAGGACGAACCGGACGGCTGTCGACATGGCGCGGACGGAGAGGCGTCCGCCCGCTCCGGTCACCAGCCGGTCGGCCTCCTCCAACGCGCGGATTCCGTCGGCGCCGAAGAAGCTGACGCTGGAGAGGTCCAGCAGCACCTCCGTCGGCTGCTCACGGGCGTCGCGGGCGATGAACTCGACGAGGGCCGCGGTGGTGCTCATGTCGATCTCGCCGCCGACGGTGATCAGGGTCGCCGGCCCGTCGCCCGTTAGCAGGGCGTCCCGGGCCAGCGAGAGGGGTGCCCGGGTGACCGTCGCGGGTCCGGTCGATCGCCGGTGGTGCAGGCGTGGGTGCCGCGTCATCGCTTCTCCCTCCGGCGGTGCGGATCGGTGGCCTCGGGTGACGGGGGCCGCCGTCGGGTCGGTGGCCGGGCGGGTCGTCGGTCGGAGTCGGGCCACCGACCGCGGTCCAGGACGGCCCGACCGCGGTCCAGGACGGCCAGGCCGCGAATCAGGGCGGCCCGAGCGTGGTCCAGGGCGGCCCGACCGGAGGAGGACGGACCGGCGGTGCCGGCGGCCGGCCCGTCGGGCAGGGCGGCCGGCGTGGTGAACGCTCCGCGGGCCGGGGACAGGGCGGATCCGCCGGACGCAGGGTGACTGCGGGCGTGGCGGGATCGGGCGGGTGACACGGCACCTCCGACGATGATGGCTGTCGGCGCTCGACGTCGATCGGTGCTCGATCGACGCGGCAGGCGCATGTCTTGACCCGCGGAAGATCCTACCGCCGGAACCGGCGGCCCGCATCTGGATCTTGGCAGGCGGCATCGGCCGACGGCCCCGGTCGGCGGGTCGGCCAGTGCGCGGTCCGTACCCCGGGCGAGGGCCGGCATGCCGGTCTCTCGCAAATCGCGGCGGACCCGGTGTCACCATCCGGCAGCCGGGTAGGGCCCATCGTGGGACCAGTGGCCGGACGACAGGGAGACCGTGATGTCACAGCCGTCGACGAGCCCGGAGAGCGCCTTCGCGGAGCTGGGGCAGATCCGGCTGGACGAGGTCACCCTCGAGCAGATGCTGGACAAGGTGGCGGAGCTGGCGAACCGCACCATCCCCGGCGCCCGGGAGGTGTCGGTGACGCTGGTCCGCGGCGGGGCGGCCCGCACCGCCGTGACCACCGGTGAGATCGCCCGTGAGCTGGACGAGTGGCAGTACCGCGAGGGCTTCGGCCCGTGCCTGGACGCCGCGCCGAGCGGGGACTCGGTCAGCGTGCCGGACACGGCGACCGAGTCGCGCTGGCCGGGCTGGGCCGAGCACGCCAGCAACGCGGGCATCGGCAGCTCGCTCTCGGTCGGCCTGCCGATCCAGGAGGCCGTCACCGGCGCCCTCAACGTCTACGGCGGGCCGCCGGACAGCTTCGGTCCGGAGGCGATCGCGACGGCCGAGACCTTCGCCGCCTTCGCGGCGGTCGCCCTGGCCAACGCCCACCTGTACGACGCCACGGCCACCCTGGCGGAGCAGATGCGGGAGGCGATGCGGAGCCGGGCGGTGATCGAGCAGGCCAAGGGCATCATCATGGGGGAGCGGCACTGTTCGTCGCAGGAGGCGTTCGCGCTGCTCTCCAAGATCTCCCAGGACACCAACCGCAAGGTCCGCGACGTCGCCGCGGCGCTGGTCGACCGGGCCGTCGGAACCGGCCGGCGCTGAGCCGGGGACAGCGCCCCGACCGGGCATTACGCATCGAGGGCGGCCAACGGGTGTAGCCACTTGGATACCCCCGTGCCGACCACCTGGGCACCCTCGCGCCGATCGGGTATGGCCACAGGAGCCGTGCCGCTTCTCCCAGGTAGCGCCATAGAGTTGCCCTCATGGCGCAGGACGTGACTCATCTCGCAGGACGACCGGCTTTTGCCACGGCCGGTCGACGCGGTATGAGCGTCAATGCGAAAACGTCGGAATGTAGCGCGGGTGAGCTGCCGGCGGCACCGACGTGAACCCGATTCCGTGATGTAGCGACAGCGGCATCGTGGGGGAAAAGGCTGCGGAATTCAGTACGGAAGAAGTCTGTGCACCGCCCGGAATGCGATGAGGGCGGCGGCACTCCTGCGGCTCGAGCGTGATGACTCACTGGTCTGTACCTGTGATTTCAGGTAAAAACTCGGCAGCAAAGGGCATCTGATTCGCAATGGGTGAGGAAATCGTCGAAGCGTGTTACCCGATGACGCCCACGCAGCAGGGCGTCATGTTCGGAAGCGATTTCGGGGGAAAGCCCGGACTGTTCCACGTGCAGGTGGAACTGCGCATCGAGCACGAGTTGCGGATCGATGTGTTCCGGGAGAGCTGGCGGCTCGTCGCCGACCGGCACAGCGCGCTCCGGACCGGTTTCCGTGACCTGCGCGGCCAGCGCCCGTCGCAGGTCGTCCGCCCGAACGTCGACGTCCCCCTCGTCCTCGCCGACTGGCGCGGGCTGACCACCGAGGAGCAGCGGGACCGGCTGGCGGCGCACCGCCGGCAGGATCTCGCCGACGGGTTCGACCTCACCGAGGCCCCACTGTGGCGGCTGCACGTCGCCCGGCTGGACGAGAACCTCTATCAGGTCCTCTGGAGCCTGCACTACATCGTCCTGGACGAGCCGAGCCAGGCGATCGTGCTGCGCGAGGTCGAGGCGTACTACGCGCAGCTGACCGGCGGCGCGGCGGCCCGGCTGCCCGAGCCGACGCCGTTCGAGGAGCACGTACGCCGGCTGGACGGCCTCGACCTCGCCGAGGCCGAGCGGTTCTGGTCCACCGAGCTGGCGGAGGTCGCGTCGGCCGCGCCGCTGCCCGTGGAGCGCAAGGCCGGCGCCGTCACCGACCCGGCCGTGGACGACGGTTACGACCAGCGCGTCCTGGTCCTCGACGAGGAGCGGACCGCCCGCCTGAGGCAGGTCGCCGAGGAGCGTGGCCTGTCGCTGGCCACGGTGGCCCGAGGCTGCTGGGCCCTGCTGCTGAGCCGGTACGCCGGCACCGACGACGTGGTCGTCGGCGTCACCGTGCCCGGACGCTCCGGCGACCTGCCCGGGGTCGAGCGGATGGTGGGCCTGCTCATCAACACGCTGCCGTTGCGGGTACGGGTGCCCGGCGCGACGCCGTGGGCCGAGTGGATGCGCGGGCTCCAGGACCGGTACGCCGAGCTGCACCGCCACGAGCACACCCCGCTGCTGTCGATCCAGCAGTGGAGCCGGGTCGGCTCGGGCAATCCGTTGTTCGAGACGGTCCTCTCCGTCGACGAGGCCGAGCCGGCTCCGGGCGGCGCGCTGGCCATGACCCGGGTACGCGAGGAGACCCGGGCGCCCTATCCGTTGCGGGTGGTGGTCGCCCCGGGCAGGCAGTTGACGGTCACCGTCCACTTCGACACCGCCCGGTTCGACGGCGCGACCGTCGAGGCGATGCTGGCGCACCTGGACCGGCTCCACGCCGACCTGGTACGCCTGCCCGACGCCCCGCTGGGGCAGCTGTCGATGCTCACCGACGTCGAGCACACCCGGCTGGTCCACGAGTGGAACGACACCGACCGGCCGTACTCCCGGGAATCCCTCATCCACCAGCTCTTCGAGCAGCAGGTACGGCGGACCCCGGACGCGACGGCGCTGCTCTTCGGCGACCGGAGCTGGACCTACGCGGAGCTGAACCGGCAGGCCAACTGGATCGCCCACCACCTCGTCGAGCTGGGGGTCGGGCCGGGCAGCCACGTGGCGATCCTGATGGAACGCGCCGCGGAGATGGTGCCGGCCCTGCTGGGCATCCTCAAGGCCGGCGGGATCTACGTCCCGTTGCAGGCCAGCGCCCCGGTCAAGCGCTGGCACTGGATCCTGGACTCGCTGGACATCGGCTGCGTGCTCACCCAGCGGGAGCTGGTGCCCGCGCTGCTGAGCGCCGACCCGCTGCCCCGGCTCGCCCACCTGGTCTGCCTGGACGACGCGGACGGCGACGCCGACGCGGACGGCGAGCCGCTGTCCGCGCACCCGTACCAGCTGCACGGGCCGGCCGACCTGGCCGGACGGTCGCCGGACGACCTGCCGCCGCGGGGGACCGCCCAGGACCTGGCGTACATCATCTTCACCTCGGGCTCGACCGGCACCCCGAAGGGCGTGATGGTCGCCCACCACGCGGCGGTCAACCTGATCGAGTGGGTCAACCAGACCTTCGCGGTCGGCCCCGACGACCGGATGCTCTTCATCACCTCGCTCAGCTTCGACCTCTCGGTCTACGACGTGTTCGGCATCCTCGCCGCCGGTGGTTCGATCCGGCTGGCGTCCGGGCCGGACATCCAGGAGCCGACCCGGCTGCTGAAGATGCTGGCCACCGAACCGATCACCTTCTGGGACTCGGCGCCGGCCGCGCTCATGCAGCTCGTGCCGTTCCTGCCCCCGAGCGGCACCGGGGCGGACGCCGTCGTCTCCACCTCGCTGCGGCTGATCTTCATGAGCGGCGACTGGATCCCGGTGAACTCGCCGGACATCATGACGGCGGCGTTCCCGAACGTCCAGGTCGTCGGCCTGGGCGGCGCGACCGAGGCGACCGTCTGGTCGAACTTCTTCCCGATCCACCAGGTCGACCCCGGCTGGACGAGCATCCCGTACGGCAGGCCGATCCAGA
Protein-coding sequences here:
- a CDS encoding GAF and ANTAR domain-containing protein encodes the protein MSQAPLDLTEAFIQLGTIRHGEADLNDVLTRIADVAKQAIPGTHEVSVTLIQGAEAHTAAFTGELALMLDLWQYEHGRGPCLDAATTGTAMIVADMATESRWPEWAARAHRAGAASSLSIGLPIQEAFVGALNIYGATPHAFDEVTSLAQKLAGYAAIALANAHLYESTATLAQQMQVAMQSRAVIEQAKGIIMGQRRCTAEEAFAILAKVSQDSNRKLREVAEALVERATSGTPTQRSGDPEQRG
- a CDS encoding DUF4118 domain-containing protein; protein product: MGRGELRIYLGAAPGVGKTYAMLEEAQRRAERGTDVVVGLVETHGRPHTAAMLGDLEVVPRRSTTHRGVELTELDLDAVLARRPEIVVVDELAHTNVPGSRNDKRWQDVQELLDAGISVLSTVNVQHLESLNDVVARITGTTQRETLPDAVVRAAEQVELVDMTPEALRRRMAHGNIYRPDRIDAALGNYFRIGNLTALRELALLWLADKVDEQLDAYRAQQGISDTWEARERVVVALTGGPEGETLVRRAARIAARGRGADLLAVHVTRSDGLTGVDPAHLARQRVLVESLGGTYHQVLGTDIPAALLDFARGVNATQLVLGASRRNRFAQLLSRGVGVTTTALSGPIDVHLVTHPQAGRGRRGPAVPAALSRRRRLLGFALAGLGMPLLTVALRTLPDLTLTNDILLFLAGVVGVALVGGLWPALAAALGGSLLLNWFFTPPFHTLTIAEADNLLALGVFVGVAVAVSWVVDVAARRTREAARASADAQTLATVAGGVLRGERPLPALLDRLRETFGLRAVSVLESAGGRPGRAGAEDAWRVVAAVGDEPPGSPGAGETTVPVDDRLTVVLAGRRLEAADRRVVEAFAAQAAVALRQERLAEEAATARPLAEADRMRTALLAAVSHDLRTPLASAKAAVSSLRSPDVEFDAEDRAELLATADESLDRLGRLVANLLDMSRLQAGALGLTATAIGLEDVVPRALDELGPAAADVTTDIPADLPAATADPGLLERVLVNVVANALRHSPPGRPPTISASAHAGRVELRVVDTGPGIPEDQWEHVFLPFQRLGDRDNQTGVGLGLALSRGLVEAMGGSITPETTPGGGLTMVVRLPAAADGGAE
- a CDS encoding SpoIIE family protein phosphatase codes for the protein MGAGRAGAVASPARGDDLVEPHEHWSSGDPQAVLDAFEQLPGFVWVFEGPELRVAAANPAVRAAVGDRIHLLGEPFRRAVPELAGQQIFELLDQALAGIRSHGYEQRVLTDRSGDGRLTEAFYTFDMAPWRNPDGSVRGVIVQAVDASGVVATRRAVEAAAARAESRYRQAVGLILELQRSLLPDALPVLPRVQVAAQYLVAGSELVAGGDWFDAVPLPDGRLALTVGDVVGHGAAAAAAMGQLRTVVRQALQSGDGLSQALDALNRFAAHSAATRAATSCLAVLDARTGVLEVASHGHPAPLVLGADGDSRFLPLVPARPLGTGPDPAPVHTCRLTGGDVLLMFTDGLIERPRQSLDESAGALATAAGAARRGLLAEGSTLPDRLPDLLCTLVTERLAMAEGGFNDDCTLLAAHLLPEPIASLRLTLPADPAALRPMRRQVTGWLEHAGVDPDDTVDLVHAVGEAATNAIDHAYPEGGPADFTVEADLDDQGVVRVTCADRGRWRPPVHDPGGRGRGLTMIRGLVDRAEVRHTDAGTTVRMRHRVGRATSVTAAAAGQVSGPHKRDVGADEFGLTFVHTPAGRLLYVRGPVDLATGAQLRAAILRAGRGGTLPLTVDLTAVTHLTSTGVQILHELSGNVTGLRVAAAPGAPARAVLRLTALDHLLTDADAATADVDADTGADANAGPDAG
- a CDS encoding GAF and ANTAR domain-containing protein, with translation MTTPPTAADALAELGRIRLDEVTLTDVLCRLAELARRTVAGAQEVSVTLIRGESGRTMAHTGEPALALDLVQYEDGSGPCLSAAASGSSISVPDTGADERWPDWSRRAREHGVGSSLSIGLPIQEAVVGALNVYGGPPHSFDAEAVTVAESFAAYAAVALANAHLYDSTSTLAEQMREAMRSRAVIEQAKGIIMGSRRCSPDEAFALLARISQDSNRKVREVAEALVAGAVKQPS
- a CDS encoding potassium-transporting ATPase subunit C; this translates as MRLPSWLAQHLAALRAVLVLTVLLGLAYPLALVAVGRIPGLDGRADGSLVTVGGRTVGSSLIGQSFTDTDGNAVPRYFQSRPSAAGDGYDPTASAASNLGPESVVDTLTGDQETSSQSLLTQVCARSRAVGELDGVDGRRPYCTPDGVGAVLAVFRRDGLTGPVTRVVSVNQSAPATPFVTTWQGVPVEPARPGQDYVALGGLITPVRGDAPQRPAVPADAVTTSGSGLDPHISLAYAEIQVARVARERGADPAAVRRLVAAHTTSRALGFMGAPGVNVLELNLALDERFPVR
- a CDS encoding response regulator, giving the protein MTRILVVDDEPQILRALRINLRARGYDVEVAATGAAALKAAAGHPPDLVVLDLGLPDLDGGEVIRGLRGWSSVPIIVLSGRAGSEDKVAALDAGADDYVTKPFGVDELLARIRAVTRRLAPTATGPALRVGRHTVDLADRTVTRDDGAEVRLTPTQWAMLEKLLRNPGKLVSQRQLLQDVWGPEYREETNYLRQYMAQLRRKLEDDPARPRHLITEPGMGYRYRP
- a CDS encoding STAS domain-containing protein, translated to MTRHPRLHHRRSTGPATVTRAPLSLARDALLTGDGPATLITVGGEIDMSTTAALVEFIARDAREQPTEVLLDLSSVSFFGADGIRALEEADRLVTGAGGRLSVRAMSTAVRFVLSVTGSHDRFIRNAAREPTPPTGAAGRHPAGGPRSRDAWLAGRDGGHRRSRGGR
- a CDS encoding GAF and ANTAR domain-containing protein — its product is MSQPSTSPESAFAELGQIRLDEVTLEQMLDKVAELANRTIPGAREVSVTLVRGGAARTAVTTGEIARELDEWQYREGFGPCLDAAPSGDSVSVPDTATESRWPGWAEHASNAGIGSSLSVGLPIQEAVTGALNVYGGPPDSFGPEAIATAETFAAFAAVALANAHLYDATATLAEQMREAMRSRAVIEQAKGIIMGERHCSSQEAFALLSKISQDTNRKVRDVAAALVDRAVGTGRR